In Deltaproteobacteria bacterium, the following are encoded in one genomic region:
- the rfbA gene encoding glucose-1-phosphate thymidylyltransferase RfbA, with product MKGIILAGGSGTRLYPLTRAVSKQLIPIYDKPMIYYPLSTLMLAGIREILVITTPHEQDGFKRLLTDGGEWGLQIRYAVQPQPEGIAQAFLIGRDFIAGEPAALALGDNIFYGHGFADFLRRAATRSVGATVFGYWVRDPERYGVVEFDQQGRAIGLEEKPEKPRSPYAVTGLYFYDNDVVRVAESLKPSARGELEITDVNLEYLRAGKLHVEKLGRGTAWLDTGTHEALLQASNFIQAIEERQGLKVACVEEIAYRMGYISAADVQRIAQTMARTGYGQYLLRMLEQEW from the coding sequence ATGAAAGGCATCATTCTCGCGGGCGGATCGGGTACGCGCCTCTATCCGCTGACCCGCGCCGTGAGCAAGCAACTGATTCCGATCTACGACAAGCCGATGATCTACTATCCGTTGTCGACGCTCATGCTCGCCGGCATTCGGGAAATCCTGGTCATCACCACCCCGCACGAACAAGACGGGTTCAAACGCTTGCTCACCGACGGCGGCGAGTGGGGGCTGCAGATCCGCTACGCGGTGCAGCCGCAGCCGGAAGGCATTGCCCAGGCGTTTCTGATCGGCCGCGACTTCATCGCCGGTGAGCCGGCGGCACTGGCACTGGGCGATAACATCTTCTACGGCCACGGCTTCGCGGACTTCCTGCGGCGGGCGGCCACGCGCTCGGTCGGGGCGACGGTCTTCGGCTACTGGGTGCGTGATCCCGAGCGCTACGGGGTGGTGGAGTTCGATCAGCAGGGCCGCGCCATCGGGCTGGAGGAAAAGCCGGAGAAACCCCGCTCGCCCTACGCGGTGACCGGCCTGTACTTCTACGACAACGACGTGGTGCGGGTCGCCGAAAGCCTCAAACCGTCCGCTCGCGGCGAATTGGAGATCACCGACGTCAACCTCGAATACTTGCGCGCGGGCAAACTGCACGTCGAAAAGCTCGGCCGCGGCACCGCCTGGCTCGATACCGGCACGCACGAGGCCTTGCTACAGGCCTCTAACTTCATCCAAGCCATCGAGGAACGCCAGGGGCTGAAGGTGGCCTGCGTCGAGGAGATCGCCTATCGCATGGGCTACATCAGCGCCGCCGACGTGCAGCGTATTGCCCAAACGATGGCCCGCACCGGCTACGGGCAGTACCTGCTACGCATGCTCGAACAGGAGTGGTGA
- the rfbC gene encoding dTDP-4-dehydrorhamnose 3,5-epimerase, whose product MQFLRTELPEIIVVEPDVYRDDRGFFLETYHWEKYRDGGITEPFVQDNHSRSGRATLRGLHAQWRRPQGKLVRVLQGEIFDVAVDIRRGSPRFAHWVGVHLSAENFRQIYVPPGFAHGFCVLSDAAEIEYKCTDLYDPGGELHVRWDDPAIGVAWPIADPLLSAKDRAAPRLAEVAERLPLYPPQ is encoded by the coding sequence ATGCAATTCCTGCGTACCGAGCTGCCCGAGATCATTGTGGTGGAGCCGGACGTCTACCGCGACGACCGCGGCTTCTTCTTGGAAACCTATCACTGGGAGAAGTACCGCGACGGCGGTATTACCGAACCGTTCGTGCAGGACAATCACTCGCGCTCGGGCCGGGCAACGCTGCGTGGCCTCCACGCCCAGTGGCGCCGGCCGCAGGGCAAGCTGGTGCGCGTGCTGCAAGGCGAGATCTTCGACGTCGCCGTCGACATTCGCCGCGGCTCGCCGCGCTTCGCGCACTGGGTGGGGGTACATCTATCGGCGGAGAATTTTCGCCAGATCTATGTTCCGCCCGGATTCGCTCATGGCTTTTGCGTGCTCAGTGATGCGGCCGAGATCGAGTACAAGTGCACCGATCTCTACGATCCCGGTGGCGAGCTGCACGTCCGGTGGGATGATCCCGCCATCGGCGTCGCTTGGCCGATAGCCGACCCGCTCTTGTCGGCCAAAGACCGCGCCGCGCCGCGCCTGGCGGAGGTCGCCGAGCGGCTGCCGCTTTACCCGCCGCAATAG
- a CDS encoding HAMP domain-containing histidine kinase: protein MTREGGTVDATSADEGMLSAYWQETQRLLAHRVQAASIFFLLFAGAITTLEVIYFPTRRSALLLTCAVYAALCVAAVVAVRRRPDRTFAITVAATNALALCMTAYSAAVHNRAEMLVLTLTLYLTGVVLLFPWGLRGQALGSLGAALGYPLSTFAGATTASPSVYGLAALSTAVGLTLTGAYLLERHRFAAYWRAAELERAQLFSAALLEVARALNATIRDPQALAEQMAACARQALAADWAALLRWNESGRTFELAAGSGVPAAVAEEIRTIGFSPQVIAPFERTLRRNGWVALTNSESSEPLAQTLLQRWRLAAFLSQSIMREQQITAVVSCCYVQPRGPFRPQERRLLAAIANQAAVALENARLMEEARAANRLKSEFVATVSHELRTPLNVIIGYTDLLREAALGDPGEQSAALDRIRQQSLQLLDLIQAMLDVSRLDAGGLRLNLEEFDLGALFASLRTSVPSNWCGPKVKVDWLNRGGAATLRTDRGKLEMILRNLIHNALKYTEAGAVSVAAEEVGDQAQVCFSVTDTGPGIALEDQTAIFEMFRQASATPGRDGGVGLGLYIVKRLSEALGGSVSVHSQPGAGACFRVVLPRQGPRTAAG from the coding sequence GTGACTCGCGAGGGGGGCACCGTTGATGCAACCAGTGCGGACGAAGGGATGCTGTCCGCCTATTGGCAGGAGACACAGCGCCTGCTGGCGCACCGAGTGCAAGCGGCGTCCATCTTCTTTCTCCTCTTTGCCGGCGCGATCACCACCCTGGAGGTGATCTACTTCCCTACTCGCCGCAGCGCGTTGCTCCTCACTTGTGCGGTGTACGCGGCGCTGTGCGTGGCCGCGGTCGTCGCCGTGCGTCGCCGGCCCGATCGGACTTTCGCGATCACGGTGGCCGCTACCAACGCTCTGGCGCTGTGCATGACCGCGTATTCGGCCGCGGTGCACAATCGTGCCGAAATGCTGGTGCTGACTCTGACTTTGTATCTGACCGGAGTGGTGCTGCTCTTTCCCTGGGGCTTGCGCGGGCAAGCGCTCGGAAGCCTGGGCGCGGCTCTGGGATACCCGCTGAGCACGTTCGCCGGGGCAACGACGGCCTCGCCCAGCGTTTACGGCCTGGCTGCGCTGAGTACGGCCGTCGGGCTGACGCTCACCGGGGCGTACCTGCTCGAGCGCCACCGCTTTGCGGCCTACTGGCGCGCCGCCGAGCTGGAGCGGGCTCAGTTATTCTCCGCTGCACTGCTCGAAGTGGCGCGGGCGCTCAACGCCACTATCCGTGATCCACAGGCGTTGGCGGAGCAGATGGCGGCGTGCGCCCGCCAGGCCTTGGCGGCGGATTGGGCGGCGCTGTTGCGCTGGAACGAGAGCGGGCGAACGTTCGAGCTGGCAGCCGGTAGCGGCGTGCCGGCCGCCGTCGCCGAGGAGATTCGTACCATCGGCTTCAGCCCGCAGGTAATAGCCCCTTTCGAGCGGACGCTGCGCAGGAACGGCTGGGTTGCACTCACCAACAGTGAGAGTAGCGAGCCACTTGCGCAGACGCTGCTGCAGCGCTGGCGGCTGGCGGCCTTCTTGAGCCAAAGCATCATGCGCGAGCAGCAGATAACCGCGGTCGTGTCGTGCTGCTACGTGCAGCCGCGCGGGCCGTTTCGGCCGCAGGAGCGCCGCCTACTGGCAGCCATCGCCAACCAGGCGGCAGTGGCGCTGGAGAATGCTCGCCTGATGGAGGAAGCCCGCGCCGCCAATCGCCTCAAGTCGGAGTTCGTCGCCACCGTCTCCCACGAGCTGCGTACGCCGCTGAACGTGATCATCGGCTACACTGACTTGTTGCGCGAAGCGGCGCTGGGCGACCCCGGCGAGCAAAGCGCCGCGCTCGACCGCATCCGCCAGCAGTCGCTGCAGTTGCTTGACCTCATTCAAGCCATGCTCGACGTCAGCCGCCTCGATGCCGGCGGCTTGCGCCTGAATCTCGAGGAGTTCGACCTCGGCGCGCTCTTTGCCAGCCTGCGCACCAGCGTGCCTTCGAACTGGTGCGGGCCCAAAGTGAAGGTAGATTGGCTCAATCGCGGCGGCGCGGCGACGTTGCGAACCGACCGCGGCAAGCTGGAAATGATTTTGCGCAACCTCATCCACAATGCCCTCAAGTACACCGAGGCGGGCGCTGTCAGCGTGGCCGCTGAAGAGGTCGGGGACCAGGCCCAGGTGTGCTTCTCGGTTACGGACACCGGCCCGGGCATCGCGCTCGAAGACCAGACGGCGATCTTCGAGATGTTCCGCCAGGCCAGCGCGACGCCGGGACGCGACGGCGGCGTCGGACTGGGGCTCTACATTGTCAAGCGCCTGAGCGAGGCGCTGGGCGGCAGCGTGAGCGTTCACAGCCAGCCGGGGGCTGGGGCCTGCTTTCGCGTGGTGTTGCCGCGCCAAGGGCCACGCACCGCGGCGGGCTGA
- a CDS encoding GAF domain-containing protein → MKSLTSPGSTADRISTPRPLRVLLVEDCEDDAEILLRDLRSGHFQPHAQRVDTAAALTAALAAETWDIVIADYAMPRFDGLAALAIVRQSTLDLPFILVSGTIGEDRAVEAMKAGAHDFITKGNLARLLPAIERELADAEVRRRQRRAEAQQTALLAVSEDIAGRLDAAELLERVQQHAVQLLPCDAVMTFGLDRDTDSIRLLSGCGLPATELDPLRALEFPALKPMDGRLGESTTVIINDITEQPWLPASFCATCRLTALIATPLRAKTRHFGTLVACQTQPPRAFEPHQTDLLRGIAGQLAVAMEAAELYRIIQEEAEVSGRLAQLGAELYLTLDTAVLRHQLCRMAADVLGCDRSMTVVWEPRQNAYVPAAFYGHSPEAWQSTRLMMLTPAHMEPLLSRLERHEVAPIGTAQPTAELAALAQRLGLSCGLALALRCGDELIGVQIAGRARAEAHFTRQHKRIAEGLARIASVALANAQMVERLTQENRARSEFVETMTRESRATLHTIVGYTDLVCARELGPLTSEQLDALQRVDKSATALMDRIATVDLSRMEFASTH, encoded by the coding sequence ATGAAATCGCTCACTTCGCCCGGTAGTACGGCCGATCGCATCAGCACGCCCCGCCCCTTACGCGTGCTGCTGGTGGAGGACTGCGAGGATGACGCGGAGATTCTGTTGCGCGACCTGCGCAGCGGGCATTTCCAGCCGCACGCCCAACGGGTCGATACCGCCGCGGCCTTGACCGCGGCCCTGGCCGCCGAGACTTGGGACATTGTCATCGCCGACTACGCCATGCCGCGCTTCGACGGGCTGGCCGCCCTGGCGATCGTGCGCCAGAGCACCTTGGACCTGCCGTTCATCCTGGTTTCGGGAACCATCGGCGAGGACCGTGCGGTGGAGGCGATGAAGGCCGGGGCCCACGACTTCATCACAAAGGGCAACCTTGCCCGCTTGCTGCCGGCCATCGAGCGCGAACTTGCTGACGCAGAGGTGCGCCGAAGGCAGCGGCGGGCGGAAGCACAGCAAACGGCGCTGCTGGCAGTCAGCGAGGATATCGCGGGCCGGCTCGACGCTGCCGAGCTGCTCGAGCGGGTCCAGCAGCACGCGGTGCAACTGCTTCCCTGCGACGCGGTCATGACCTTCGGCCTGGATCGCGATACCGACAGCATCCGGCTGCTGTCGGGCTGCGGCCTGCCGGCGACCGAACTCGATCCGTTACGGGCCTTAGAGTTCCCGGCGCTCAAGCCGATGGACGGGCGGTTGGGCGAAAGCACCACGGTGATCATCAACGACATCACCGAGCAGCCCTGGTTGCCGGCGTCGTTCTGCGCTACGTGCAGGTTAACGGCGTTGATCGCCACGCCGCTGCGCGCCAAGACGCGCCACTTCGGCACGCTCGTGGCCTGCCAGACACAGCCGCCGCGGGCCTTCGAGCCGCATCAGACCGACCTGCTCAGGGGTATCGCCGGACAGCTGGCGGTGGCGATGGAGGCGGCCGAGCTGTACCGGATCATTCAGGAAGAAGCCGAGGTGTCGGGGCGACTCGCCCAACTCGGTGCCGAATTGTACCTCACCCTGGATACCGCCGTGTTGCGCCATCAGCTCTGCCGGATGGCCGCCGACGTGCTGGGTTGTGACCGCAGTATGACGGTGGTCTGGGAGCCCCGGCAGAACGCCTACGTCCCGGCGGCTTTCTATGGCCACAGCCCGGAGGCTTGGCAGTCGACACGGCTGATGATGTTGACGCCCGCGCACATGGAGCCGTTACTGAGCCGGCTCGAGCGCCACGAGGTGGCGCCGATCGGCACCGCTCAGCCCACCGCTGAACTGGCGGCGCTGGCCCAGCGGCTGGGCCTCAGCTGCGGCCTCGCCTTGGCGTTGCGCTGCGGAGACGAGCTGATTGGAGTCCAGATCGCCGGCCGTGCGCGCGCCGAGGCGCACTTCACGCGCCAACACAAGCGCATTGCCGAGGGGCTCGCACGCATTGCGTCGGTGGCGCTGGCCAACGCGCAAATGGTCGAGCGGCTAACGCAGGAAAACCGCGCGCGCTCGGAGTTCGTGGAAACCATGACCCGCGAGTCGCGCGCCACGCTCCACACCATCGTCGGCTACACCGATCTAGTGTGCGCCCGAGAACTCGGCCCACTCACCAGCGAGCAGCTCGATGCCCTCCAACGAGTGGACAAGAGCGCCACCGCGCTGATGGATCGCATCGCCACCGTCGATCTCAGCCGCATGGAGTTCGCCTCGACGCACTAG
- a CDS encoding MFS transporter, producing MTRAPLITGPFLLCALANFLQGMAFNLYLHLPGFLQQLGAGEVQIGFIFGLTAAVAIVVRPWLGRAMDSHGRRRLILAGGALNVVVCCLYLTVGRLGPWIYAVRVGHGLAEAALFAAFFTQAADLVPASRCTGGLALFGVSGMLPISFGGLMGDAILARADYAAVFAASVVLAASSLALSLPLRDAVLSSGELPNRGFVAAALQRDLLPVWFVGTVFATALAAYFTFLKTFVLATGIGSVGGFFTAYALSAVSLRLFFAWLPERVGPKRVLFPALAVLALGLVLLARTTRASEVVAAGILCGLGHGFVFPILLGLVVERARAAERGAALSVFTALFDGGVLLGGPSLGAVIRFGSYPVMFNVAALLVLTGSTIFALWDRRCGAG from the coding sequence ATGACGCGGGCGCCGTTGATTACCGGGCCGTTCCTGCTTTGCGCGCTGGCGAACTTCCTCCAGGGCATGGCCTTCAACTTGTATCTGCATCTGCCCGGCTTCTTGCAGCAGCTGGGAGCGGGCGAGGTGCAGATCGGGTTCATCTTCGGTCTGACCGCAGCGGTGGCGATCGTGGTGCGCCCGTGGCTGGGGCGCGCAATGGACAGCCATGGCCGGCGCCGGCTGATCTTGGCGGGCGGGGCGCTCAACGTCGTCGTTTGTTGCCTCTATCTTACCGTTGGGCGACTTGGCCCCTGGATCTACGCGGTTCGCGTTGGGCACGGCCTGGCCGAGGCCGCGCTGTTTGCCGCCTTCTTTACCCAGGCGGCGGATCTGGTGCCGGCCTCGCGGTGCACCGGGGGCCTCGCGTTGTTCGGCGTCTCCGGCATGCTGCCGATCTCGTTCGGTGGTCTGATGGGCGATGCGATTCTGGCGCGGGCCGACTACGCGGCCGTGTTTGCCGCCTCGGTGGTGTTGGCGGCCTCGTCGCTGGCGCTATCGTTACCGCTGCGGGACGCTGTGCTATCTAGCGGCGAGCTGCCCAACCGCGGGTTTGTCGCCGCCGCGCTGCAGCGCGACCTGCTGCCGGTGTGGTTTGTCGGCACTGTGTTCGCCACCGCGCTGGCGGCTTACTTCACCTTCCTCAAGACCTTCGTACTGGCTACCGGAATCGGTTCGGTCGGCGGTTTCTTCACCGCCTACGCTCTGAGCGCCGTGAGTCTGCGACTCTTCTTCGCCTGGTTGCCGGAACGGGTGGGGCCAAAGCGCGTGCTCTTTCCGGCGCTGGCGGTGCTGGCGCTGGGTCTGGTGCTCCTGGCACGAACGACGCGGGCGAGCGAGGTGGTGGCCGCGGGCATTCTGTGCGGGTTGGGGCATGGGTTCGTGTTCCCGATTCTGTTGGGACTGGTAGTCGAGCGCGCCCGGGCGGCGGAGCGGGGCGCGGCGCTGTCGGTGTTCACGGCGTTGTTCGACGGCGGAGTTCTGCTCGGTGGCCCCAGCCTCGGCGCCGTTATCCGCTTCGGCAGTTATCCCGTCATGTTCAACGTTGCCGCGCTGCTGGTGTTGACGGGCTCGACTATCTTCGCGCTGTGGGATCGCAGGTGCGGCGCCGGCTGA
- a CDS encoding DUF4301 family protein produces the protein MGDADLYDADLQQIAARGMRADDVHRQLRQLRAGCSYRHLERACGRGDGIRVLAPSEIERLQDHYQAARAAGRLLKFVPASGAATRMFKSLLRARERNDANREAVAARGDAEAHELLQFMDGFARFAFAEDLRHLMQANGLDAAALAARGCFGEIIDYLLAPHGLDYAALPKGLVRFHRYATGSRTAFEEHLREAAGYLCDDRGVYRLHFTISPQHRERFAALLGELALALEQQLGVRFEVGFSEQKPSTDTVAVGLDNRPFRTDDGRLLFRPGGHGALIENLNDLAADIVCINNIDNVLPDYRQPIVIKWRQALIGLLVAVQREIFAHLSALDQPAAGAAAVGAAARFVQQQLALEVTGSEAEQRAALTAVLDRPLRVCGVVANAGEPGGGPFWVRGPQGRLSVQIVEGAEVDPASPAQQAVFRSASHFNPVDLVCGVRDRRGRSFELSRFVDPEAVFIAHKSEAGRNLKALERPGLWNGAMARWITLLVEVPATTFCPVKTVTDLLRPQHQPE, from the coding sequence ATGGGTGACGCTGACTTGTACGATGCCGATCTGCAGCAGATCGCCGCGCGCGGCATGCGCGCCGACGACGTGCACCGGCAACTGCGGCAGTTGCGCGCCGGCTGCTCGTATCGCCACCTGGAGCGCGCCTGTGGGCGCGGCGATGGGATTAGGGTGCTGGCTCCGAGTGAGATCGAGCGGCTTCAAGACCACTACCAAGCGGCGCGCGCCGCCGGCCGGTTGCTCAAGTTCGTGCCGGCTTCCGGCGCGGCGACTCGCATGTTTAAATCGTTGCTGCGGGCGCGTGAGCGAAACGATGCCAACCGTGAGGCGGTCGCCGCTCGGGGCGATGCCGAGGCGCACGAGTTGCTCCAGTTCATGGACGGCTTCGCCCGCTTCGCCTTCGCCGAGGATTTGCGCCACTTGATGCAAGCAAACGGCTTGGACGCCGCCGCCCTGGCCGCCCGCGGCTGCTTCGGCGAGATCATCGACTACTTGCTGGCGCCGCATGGTCTGGACTACGCCGCCCTGCCGAAAGGCCTGGTGCGATTTCACCGTTACGCCACCGGTAGCCGCACCGCGTTCGAGGAGCATCTGCGCGAGGCGGCGGGCTACCTGTGCGACGACCGCGGTGTTTACCGGCTGCACTTCACCATCTCGCCGCAACACCGGGAACGCTTCGCGGCGTTGCTGGGCGAGTTGGCCCTGGCCTTGGAGCAGCAGCTCGGCGTGCGCTTCGAGGTCGGCTTCTCGGAGCAAAAGCCGTCGACCGACACCGTGGCAGTTGGCCTGGATAACCGCCCGTTTCGGACGGATGACGGGCGGCTGCTGTTTCGCCCTGGCGGCCACGGCGCGTTGATCGAGAACCTCAACGACCTCGCCGCCGACATCGTCTGCATCAACAACATCGACAACGTGCTGCCCGATTATCGCCAGCCGATCGTGATCAAGTGGCGGCAGGCACTCATCGGCCTGCTGGTGGCGGTGCAGCGCGAAATCTTCGCGCACTTGTCGGCTCTCGATCAGCCGGCGGCAGGTGCTGCCGCCGTCGGCGCCGCCGCGCGCTTCGTGCAGCAGCAGTTGGCTCTCGAGGTAACGGGCAGTGAGGCGGAACAGCGCGCGGCCCTGACGGCGGTGCTCGATCGGCCGCTGCGGGTCTGCGGAGTTGTAGCCAACGCCGGTGAGCCCGGCGGTGGTCCGTTCTGGGTGCGTGGGCCGCAAGGCCGGCTGAGCGTGCAAATCGTCGAGGGGGCGGAAGTCGATCCCGCCTCACCGGCGCAGCAGGCGGTCTTCCGCTCGGCCAGCCATTTCAACCCGGTTGATCTGGTGTGCGGTGTGCGCGACCGGCGCGGGCGATCATTCGAACTGAGCCGGTTTGTCGACCCGGAGGCCGTCTTCATCGCGCACAAGTCGGAAGCCGGGCGTAACCTCAAGGCTCTGGAGCGGCCGGGCTTGTGGAACGGGGCGATGGCGCGCTGGATCACACTGTTGGTGGAGGTGCCGGCCACCACCTTCTGCCCGGTCAAGACGGTCACCGACCTTTTGCGCCCGCAGCATCAGCCGGAGTAG